ACATTTGCCGAAACTCCCCACGCAGGTATTATCCTGTTCGGGTGTAAAGGGTATTTCTCAGCCGCTCGGTTTGAAAGCAGCACCCCTGTTTCTTTATTAACGAAAAATTAAACCATGCGGATGGTTTTTTGTAAAGCGGCGTTTTTCGCATTTTCTGTCAAAAACGCTTGACAGCGATTACGTCTTTCCGTATAGTTACAACTTCTGACGCGGGATGGAGCAGCATGGTAGCTCGTCGGGCTCATAACCCGAAGGTCGTAGGTTCGAATCCTGCTCCCGCAACCAAATATAAAAATCCCCTGCAATCGCAGGGGATTTTGCTTTATGCGGCATTTATTGTTGATTGGATTGATTGAAAGGCCGTCTGAACCATTAGGTTTCAGACGGCCTTTTTTATTGGCCGATGCCATCGGCGGCTAATTCGCTTTTATTTTGAGTTTGTGTTTTTCAGACGGTCTATTGTTGCTCTGGATCGGTATCGTTGCGCAGGTGTTCTTTCAGGCGTTGCAATTCTTTTTTGTCCAACCATTTATTGCGCGAACGTTGCAACAGGATCACCAAAGCGGCGATTTCGTTACGCATATTGGTGCTGAGCCAGAGGAAGCCTTGCCAGTCGTAATGCAGGCGGGCGGCCGGTTTGCTTAGTTCGGTATTGAGCGAAGTATCGATGCGGATACGGCGGGCGTAGTGGCCTTTGATGAGGCGGACGGTCAGGCGCAGCTCACGTTGGAGTTGGTTGAAATGGCGGTCGAGCAGGCGGATTTCGCTTTCGTTGAGCGTGGGCGCGCGCAGTTTGGCGGCGGTGGTCAGGAGCAGCTCGGTGGTGGTGACGATTTTGCGGTGGGCATGCTGCATGGCTTCCATCATATTGTTGCTGATGTGGCTTTCGCCGGATGTGGCGGCCAGATGGCTGCGGCTTTTGACCATGCGGGCGTTGATTTTGCGCATTTTAATCATGTTTTGTTCCAAACGCTCGCGCGTCATGCGCTTGCCGTTGCTGATTTCGGCAATCATTTTGGCGCAGTCGGTGAGGTTGTCGGCAAGCATGAAGCGCCACATGAGTGTGGAGCGCAGGGGCAGGAGTTTGGCGGCGGCAATGGCGATGGCGGCACCAATCAAAACGTTCATGGCGCGCATCAGGCCGCTGTCGAGCCAATGGTGGCTGCTGTCGCCGATGAGCATGCACATGGTCAAACCGGCAAGCATGGCGACATAGCCGTTTTTGCCGACCGCAGACCAACCGGCCACTGCGCTGGCGGCACCGATAATTAGATAGAAGAAAACGCCATCTTGCAAATAATGTTGGTTCAACCATAAAACAGCCAAACCGACGCCCAAACCGATGGCCGTGCCGAGCATGCGTTCGACTGCTTTGGAGTAAATCGCGCCTTGGAATTGCA
This genomic interval from Neisseria sp. Marseille-Q5346 contains the following:
- a CDS encoding FUSC family protein produces the protein MPAQSERLHFSERWLNAYERYRYRRHIHAVRLGLAIVFSTLLAKVFHLQHGEWIGMTVFVVLGMLQFQGAIYSKAVERMLGTAIGLGVGLAVLWLNQHYLQDGVFFYLIIGAASAVAGWSAVGKNGYVAMLAGLTMCMLIGDSSHHWLDSGLMRAMNVLIGAAIAIAAAKLLPLRSTLMWRFMLADNLTDCAKMIAEISNGKRMTRERLEQNMIKMRKINARMVKSRSHLAATSGESHISNNMMEAMQHAHRKIVTTTELLLTTAAKLRAPTLNESEIRLLDRHFNQLQRELRLTVRLIKGHYARRIRIDTSLNTELSKPAARLHYDWQGFLWLSTNMRNEIAALVILLQRSRNKWLDKKELQRLKEHLRNDTDPEQQ